One segment of Solanum lycopersicum chromosome 1, SLM_r2.1 DNA contains the following:
- the LOC101265066 gene encoding protein kinase superfamily protein isoform X2 — translation MLDLSKLLFFPCCARLSKRGQSLKLKNLTILFFFLCITNAELPDEPFEQQPVTPVNKPVEAPGLPDLPLPANVPGFHRQHRKHSPHGAPWLGLAPAQPPDYGPLVTAAHAPSSSSLSKPSMKKNGLVPPSAGLAPPQSSPSTLPTGLVQPPLSPHTSTDCCGQDMVLKRGSLDCECVYPLKIDLLLLNVSSNPNWKLFLNEFASQLGLKVSQIELINFYMVDLSKLNISMDITPYKGVSLSSDEASAVNASLSMHKIQLDPTLVGGYQLLNITLFKPPVSSQAPRSAMSPVLAAPHLPSAPAVTVSSHKGRHPSLILIVGIVAGILIITIISTLFICFCGSNHGQKKGSHKEAETVPAQGSFPHPTSTRFLPYEELKEATNNFAPASILGEGGFGRVYKGVLSDGTAVAIKRLTSGGQQGGKEFLVEVEMLSRLHHRNLVKLVGYYSSRESSQNLLCYELVSNGSLEAWLHGHLGLNCPLDWDTRMKIALDAARGLAYLHEDSQPCVIHRDFKASNILLENNFHAKVADFGLAKQAPEGQANYLSTRVMGTFGYVAPEYAMTGHLLVKSDVYSYGVVLLELLTGRRPVDMAQPSGQENLVTWARPILRDKDRLEELADPRLEGKYPKEDFVRVCTIAAACVAPEASQRPTMGEVVQSLKMVQRVTEYQDTTTINSGARPNLRQSSTTFESDGTSSMFSSGPYSGLSVFENDVSRAAVFSEDLHEGR, via the exons ATGTTGGACTTGTCAAAGCTACTGTTCTTCCCGTGTTGTGCTA GGTTATCAAAGAGGGGCCAGTCTTTGAAGCTGAAGAATTtaaccattttattttttttcttgtgcaTCACTAATGCTGAGTTGCCTGATGAGCCATTTGAGCAACAACCTGTTACTCCAGTCAATAAACCTGTTGAAGCACCTGGCCTACCTGATCTGCCCCTGCCAGCGAATGTACCTGGTTTTCATAGACAGCATAGGAAACATTCTCCTCATGGTGCGCCATGGCTTGGGCTAGCTCCAGCTCAGCCTCCTGATTACGGTCCTTTAGTAACTGCTGCGCACGCTCCTTCCAGTTCCAGCTTGTCGAAGCCATCAATGAAGAAAAATGGATTGGTGCCTCCTAGTGCTGGCCTTGCACCCCCTCAATCCAGTCCTAGTACTCTACCCACTGGTTTGGTTCAGCCACCACTTTCTCCTCACACTTCCA CAGACTGTTGTGGACAAGATATGGTGCTCAAACGAGGAAGCCTGGACTGCGAGTGTGTTTACCCGTTAAAGATTGACCTTCTTCTCTTGAATGTCTCATCAAATCCTAATTGGAAACTTTTTCTAAATGAATTTGCTTCACAGCTAGGTTTAAAGGTGTCTCAAATTGAGCTGATTAACTTTTATATGGTGGATCTTTCAAAGCTAAATATATCCATGGATATCACACCATACAAGGGAGTTAGCTTATCATCTGATGAAGCTTCAGCTGTAAACGCTTCATTATCAATGCATAAGATCCAACTAGACCCAACACTAGTGGGTGGATACCAATTGCTCAACATTACCTTGTTTAAGCCACCAGTTTCATCACAAG CTCCTCGTTCTGCTATGTCACCAGTTTTAGCAGCTCCGCATCTTCCTTCAGCTCCTGCAGTAACAGTATCTTCACACAAAGGGAGACATCCGAGTTTAATTCTTATTGTTGGGATTGTTGCTGGCATCTTAATCATCACTATCATATCAACACTCTTTATTTGTTTCTGTGGATCTAATCATGGACAGAAGAAAGGCTCCCACAAAGAAGCTG AGACTGTTCCTGCTCAGGGATCATTTCCCCATCCAACTAGTACACGGTTTCTTCCATATGAAGAACTGAAAGAAGCTACAAATAACTTTGCACCAGCTAGTATACTTGGAGAGGGCGGCTTTGGCAGAGTTTACAAGGGCGTGCTTAGTGATGGTACTGCTGTTGCAATAAAAAGACTTACTAGTGGAGGCCAACAAGGAGGTAAAGAGTTCCTAGTTGAGGTTGAGATGCTTAGTAGGCTGCATCACCGTAATCTTGTGAAGCTTGTTGGTTACTATAGCAGTCGGGAGTCCTCACAGAACCTACTATGTTATGAGCTTGTTTCAAATGGAAGTTTAGAGGCTTGGCTTCatg GCCACTTAGGATTAAATTGCCCTCTGGATTGGGACACAAGAATGAAAATTGCGCTTGATGCAGCGAGAGGACTTGCATACTTGCACGAAGATTCTCAACCTTGTGTTATTCATAGAGATTTTAAGGCATCAAATATATTGCTCGAGAACAACTTTCATGCTAAAGTTGCTGATTTTGGCCTTGCAAAACAGGCCCCAGAAGGCCAGGCTAATTACCTCTCAACTCGTGTTATGGGCACATTTGG GTATGTAGCCCCTGAATATGCCATGACTGGGCATCTACTGGTAAAAAGTGATGTGTACAGCTATGGGGTTGTCCTCCTTGAACTGTTGACAGGAAGGAGGCCTGTAGATATGGCACAACCGTCAGGGCAGGAGAATCTTGTCACTTGG GCCAGACCAATACTTAGAGACAAGGATCGTTTGGAAGAACTTGCTGATCCAAGACTTGAGGGGAAGTACCCAAAGGAGGATTTTGTGCGGGTTTGCACAATTGCAGCGGCTTGTGTTGCTCCTGAAGCTAGCCAAAGGCCTACAATGGGAGAAGTGGTTCAATCGCTCAAAATGGTTCAGCGAGTAACAGAGTACCAGGATACTACTACTATAAATTCAGGTGCTCGACCTAACTTAAGACAGTCATCTACAACCTTTGAATCAGATGGTACCTCTTCTATGTTCTCTTCTGGTCCTTACTCTGGTTTGAGTGTCTTCGAGAATGACGTTTCTAGGGCAGCTGTATTCTCAGAAGATCTTCATGAAGGAAGATGA
- the LOC101265066 gene encoding protein kinase superfamily protein — MLDLSKLLFFPCCARLSKRGQSLKLKNLTILFFFLCITNAELPDEPFEQQPVTPVNKPVEAPGLPDLPLPANVPGFHRQHRKHSPHGAPWLGLAPAQPPDYGPLVTAAHAPSSSSLSKPSMKKNGLVPPSAGLAPPQSSPSTLPTGLVQPPLSPHTSTDCCGQDMVLKRGSLDCECVYPLKIDLLLLNVSSNPNWKLFLNEFASQLGLKVSQIELINFYMVDLSKLNISMDITPYKGVSLSSDEASAVNASLSMHKIQLDPTLVGGYQLLNITLFKPPVSSQAPRSAMSPVLAAPHLPSAPAVTVSSHKGRHPSLILIVGIVAGILIITIISTLFICFCGSNHGQKKGSHKEAEKPMRVETVPAQGSFPHPTSTRFLPYEELKEATNNFAPASILGEGGFGRVYKGVLSDGTAVAIKRLTSGGQQGGKEFLVEVEMLSRLHHRNLVKLVGYYSSRESSQNLLCYELVSNGSLEAWLHGHLGLNCPLDWDTRMKIALDAARGLAYLHEDSQPCVIHRDFKASNILLENNFHAKVADFGLAKQAPEGQANYLSTRVMGTFGYVAPEYAMTGHLLVKSDVYSYGVVLLELLTGRRPVDMAQPSGQENLVTWARPILRDKDRLEELADPRLEGKYPKEDFVRVCTIAAACVAPEASQRPTMGEVVQSLKMVQRVTEYQDTTTINSGARPNLRQSSTTFESDGTSSMFSSGPYSGLSVFENDVSRAAVFSEDLHEGR, encoded by the exons ATGTTGGACTTGTCAAAGCTACTGTTCTTCCCGTGTTGTGCTA GGTTATCAAAGAGGGGCCAGTCTTTGAAGCTGAAGAATTtaaccattttattttttttcttgtgcaTCACTAATGCTGAGTTGCCTGATGAGCCATTTGAGCAACAACCTGTTACTCCAGTCAATAAACCTGTTGAAGCACCTGGCCTACCTGATCTGCCCCTGCCAGCGAATGTACCTGGTTTTCATAGACAGCATAGGAAACATTCTCCTCATGGTGCGCCATGGCTTGGGCTAGCTCCAGCTCAGCCTCCTGATTACGGTCCTTTAGTAACTGCTGCGCACGCTCCTTCCAGTTCCAGCTTGTCGAAGCCATCAATGAAGAAAAATGGATTGGTGCCTCCTAGTGCTGGCCTTGCACCCCCTCAATCCAGTCCTAGTACTCTACCCACTGGTTTGGTTCAGCCACCACTTTCTCCTCACACTTCCA CAGACTGTTGTGGACAAGATATGGTGCTCAAACGAGGAAGCCTGGACTGCGAGTGTGTTTACCCGTTAAAGATTGACCTTCTTCTCTTGAATGTCTCATCAAATCCTAATTGGAAACTTTTTCTAAATGAATTTGCTTCACAGCTAGGTTTAAAGGTGTCTCAAATTGAGCTGATTAACTTTTATATGGTGGATCTTTCAAAGCTAAATATATCCATGGATATCACACCATACAAGGGAGTTAGCTTATCATCTGATGAAGCTTCAGCTGTAAACGCTTCATTATCAATGCATAAGATCCAACTAGACCCAACACTAGTGGGTGGATACCAATTGCTCAACATTACCTTGTTTAAGCCACCAGTTTCATCACAAG CTCCTCGTTCTGCTATGTCACCAGTTTTAGCAGCTCCGCATCTTCCTTCAGCTCCTGCAGTAACAGTATCTTCACACAAAGGGAGACATCCGAGTTTAATTCTTATTGTTGGGATTGTTGCTGGCATCTTAATCATCACTATCATATCAACACTCTTTATTTGTTTCTGTGGATCTAATCATGGACAGAAGAAAGGCTCCCACAAAGAAGCTG AAAAACCAATGCGTGTAGAGACTGTTCCTGCTCAGGGATCATTTCCCCATCCAACTAGTACACGGTTTCTTCCATATGAAGAACTGAAAGAAGCTACAAATAACTTTGCACCAGCTAGTATACTTGGAGAGGGCGGCTTTGGCAGAGTTTACAAGGGCGTGCTTAGTGATGGTACTGCTGTTGCAATAAAAAGACTTACTAGTGGAGGCCAACAAGGAGGTAAAGAGTTCCTAGTTGAGGTTGAGATGCTTAGTAGGCTGCATCACCGTAATCTTGTGAAGCTTGTTGGTTACTATAGCAGTCGGGAGTCCTCACAGAACCTACTATGTTATGAGCTTGTTTCAAATGGAAGTTTAGAGGCTTGGCTTCatg GCCACTTAGGATTAAATTGCCCTCTGGATTGGGACACAAGAATGAAAATTGCGCTTGATGCAGCGAGAGGACTTGCATACTTGCACGAAGATTCTCAACCTTGTGTTATTCATAGAGATTTTAAGGCATCAAATATATTGCTCGAGAACAACTTTCATGCTAAAGTTGCTGATTTTGGCCTTGCAAAACAGGCCCCAGAAGGCCAGGCTAATTACCTCTCAACTCGTGTTATGGGCACATTTGG GTATGTAGCCCCTGAATATGCCATGACTGGGCATCTACTGGTAAAAAGTGATGTGTACAGCTATGGGGTTGTCCTCCTTGAACTGTTGACAGGAAGGAGGCCTGTAGATATGGCACAACCGTCAGGGCAGGAGAATCTTGTCACTTGG GCCAGACCAATACTTAGAGACAAGGATCGTTTGGAAGAACTTGCTGATCCAAGACTTGAGGGGAAGTACCCAAAGGAGGATTTTGTGCGGGTTTGCACAATTGCAGCGGCTTGTGTTGCTCCTGAAGCTAGCCAAAGGCCTACAATGGGAGAAGTGGTTCAATCGCTCAAAATGGTTCAGCGAGTAACAGAGTACCAGGATACTACTACTATAAATTCAGGTGCTCGACCTAACTTAAGACAGTCATCTACAACCTTTGAATCAGATGGTACCTCTTCTATGTTCTCTTCTGGTCCTTACTCTGGTTTGAGTGTCTTCGAGAATGACGTTTCTAGGGCAGCTGTATTCTCAGAAGATCTTCATGAAGGAAGATGA
- the LOC101265066 gene encoding protein kinase superfamily protein isoform X3, with protein MLDLSKLLFFPCCARLSKRGQSLKLKNLTILFFFLCITNAELPDEPFEQQPVTPVNKPVEAPGLPDLPLPANVPGFHRQHRKHSPHGAPWLGLAPAQPPDYGPLVTAAHAPSSSSLSKPSMKKNGLVPPSAGLAPPQSSPSTLPTGLVQPPLSPHTSNCCGQDMVLKRGSLDCECVYPLKIDLLLLNVSSNPNWKLFLNEFASQLGLKVSQIELINFYMVDLSKLNISMDITPYKGVSLSSDEASAVNASLSMHKIQLDPTLVGGYQLLNITLFKPPVSSQAPRSAMSPVLAAPHLPSAPAVTVSSHKGRHPSLILIVGIVAGILIITIISTLFICFCGSNHGQKKGSHKEAETVPAQGSFPHPTSTRFLPYEELKEATNNFAPASILGEGGFGRVYKGVLSDGTAVAIKRLTSGGQQGGKEFLVEVEMLSRLHHRNLVKLVGYYSSRESSQNLLCYELVSNGSLEAWLHGHLGLNCPLDWDTRMKIALDAARGLAYLHEDSQPCVIHRDFKASNILLENNFHAKVADFGLAKQAPEGQANYLSTRVMGTFGYVAPEYAMTGHLLVKSDVYSYGVVLLELLTGRRPVDMAQPSGQENLVTWARPILRDKDRLEELADPRLEGKYPKEDFVRVCTIAAACVAPEASQRPTMGEVVQSLKMVQRVTEYQDTTTINSGARPNLRQSSTTFESDGTSSMFSSGPYSGLSVFENDVSRAAVFSEDLHEGR; from the exons ATGTTGGACTTGTCAAAGCTACTGTTCTTCCCGTGTTGTGCTA GGTTATCAAAGAGGGGCCAGTCTTTGAAGCTGAAGAATTtaaccattttattttttttcttgtgcaTCACTAATGCTGAGTTGCCTGATGAGCCATTTGAGCAACAACCTGTTACTCCAGTCAATAAACCTGTTGAAGCACCTGGCCTACCTGATCTGCCCCTGCCAGCGAATGTACCTGGTTTTCATAGACAGCATAGGAAACATTCTCCTCATGGTGCGCCATGGCTTGGGCTAGCTCCAGCTCAGCCTCCTGATTACGGTCCTTTAGTAACTGCTGCGCACGCTCCTTCCAGTTCCAGCTTGTCGAAGCCATCAATGAAGAAAAATGGATTGGTGCCTCCTAGTGCTGGCCTTGCACCCCCTCAATCCAGTCCTAGTACTCTACCCACTGGTTTGGTTCAGCCACCACTTTCTCCTCACACTTCCA ACTGTTGTGGACAAGATATGGTGCTCAAACGAGGAAGCCTGGACTGCGAGTGTGTTTACCCGTTAAAGATTGACCTTCTTCTCTTGAATGTCTCATCAAATCCTAATTGGAAACTTTTTCTAAATGAATTTGCTTCACAGCTAGGTTTAAAGGTGTCTCAAATTGAGCTGATTAACTTTTATATGGTGGATCTTTCAAAGCTAAATATATCCATGGATATCACACCATACAAGGGAGTTAGCTTATCATCTGATGAAGCTTCAGCTGTAAACGCTTCATTATCAATGCATAAGATCCAACTAGACCCAACACTAGTGGGTGGATACCAATTGCTCAACATTACCTTGTTTAAGCCACCAGTTTCATCACAAG CTCCTCGTTCTGCTATGTCACCAGTTTTAGCAGCTCCGCATCTTCCTTCAGCTCCTGCAGTAACAGTATCTTCACACAAAGGGAGACATCCGAGTTTAATTCTTATTGTTGGGATTGTTGCTGGCATCTTAATCATCACTATCATATCAACACTCTTTATTTGTTTCTGTGGATCTAATCATGGACAGAAGAAAGGCTCCCACAAAGAAGCTG AGACTGTTCCTGCTCAGGGATCATTTCCCCATCCAACTAGTACACGGTTTCTTCCATATGAAGAACTGAAAGAAGCTACAAATAACTTTGCACCAGCTAGTATACTTGGAGAGGGCGGCTTTGGCAGAGTTTACAAGGGCGTGCTTAGTGATGGTACTGCTGTTGCAATAAAAAGACTTACTAGTGGAGGCCAACAAGGAGGTAAAGAGTTCCTAGTTGAGGTTGAGATGCTTAGTAGGCTGCATCACCGTAATCTTGTGAAGCTTGTTGGTTACTATAGCAGTCGGGAGTCCTCACAGAACCTACTATGTTATGAGCTTGTTTCAAATGGAAGTTTAGAGGCTTGGCTTCatg GCCACTTAGGATTAAATTGCCCTCTGGATTGGGACACAAGAATGAAAATTGCGCTTGATGCAGCGAGAGGACTTGCATACTTGCACGAAGATTCTCAACCTTGTGTTATTCATAGAGATTTTAAGGCATCAAATATATTGCTCGAGAACAACTTTCATGCTAAAGTTGCTGATTTTGGCCTTGCAAAACAGGCCCCAGAAGGCCAGGCTAATTACCTCTCAACTCGTGTTATGGGCACATTTGG GTATGTAGCCCCTGAATATGCCATGACTGGGCATCTACTGGTAAAAAGTGATGTGTACAGCTATGGGGTTGTCCTCCTTGAACTGTTGACAGGAAGGAGGCCTGTAGATATGGCACAACCGTCAGGGCAGGAGAATCTTGTCACTTGG GCCAGACCAATACTTAGAGACAAGGATCGTTTGGAAGAACTTGCTGATCCAAGACTTGAGGGGAAGTACCCAAAGGAGGATTTTGTGCGGGTTTGCACAATTGCAGCGGCTTGTGTTGCTCCTGAAGCTAGCCAAAGGCCTACAATGGGAGAAGTGGTTCAATCGCTCAAAATGGTTCAGCGAGTAACAGAGTACCAGGATACTACTACTATAAATTCAGGTGCTCGACCTAACTTAAGACAGTCATCTACAACCTTTGAATCAGATGGTACCTCTTCTATGTTCTCTTCTGGTCCTTACTCTGGTTTGAGTGTCTTCGAGAATGACGTTTCTAGGGCAGCTGTATTCTCAGAAGATCTTCATGAAGGAAGATGA
- the LOC101265066 gene encoding protein kinase superfamily protein isoform X1, whose amino-acid sequence MLDLSKLLFFPCCARLSKRGQSLKLKNLTILFFFLCITNAELPDEPFEQQPVTPVNKPVEAPGLPDLPLPANVPGFHRQHRKHSPHGAPWLGLAPAQPPDYGPLVTAAHAPSSSSLSKPSMKKNGLVPPSAGLAPPQSSPSTLPTGLVQPPLSPHTSNCCGQDMVLKRGSLDCECVYPLKIDLLLLNVSSNPNWKLFLNEFASQLGLKVSQIELINFYMVDLSKLNISMDITPYKGVSLSSDEASAVNASLSMHKIQLDPTLVGGYQLLNITLFKPPVSSQAPRSAMSPVLAAPHLPSAPAVTVSSHKGRHPSLILIVGIVAGILIITIISTLFICFCGSNHGQKKGSHKEAEKPMRVETVPAQGSFPHPTSTRFLPYEELKEATNNFAPASILGEGGFGRVYKGVLSDGTAVAIKRLTSGGQQGGKEFLVEVEMLSRLHHRNLVKLVGYYSSRESSQNLLCYELVSNGSLEAWLHGHLGLNCPLDWDTRMKIALDAARGLAYLHEDSQPCVIHRDFKASNILLENNFHAKVADFGLAKQAPEGQANYLSTRVMGTFGYVAPEYAMTGHLLVKSDVYSYGVVLLELLTGRRPVDMAQPSGQENLVTWARPILRDKDRLEELADPRLEGKYPKEDFVRVCTIAAACVAPEASQRPTMGEVVQSLKMVQRVTEYQDTTTINSGARPNLRQSSTTFESDGTSSMFSSGPYSGLSVFENDVSRAAVFSEDLHEGR is encoded by the exons ATGTTGGACTTGTCAAAGCTACTGTTCTTCCCGTGTTGTGCTA GGTTATCAAAGAGGGGCCAGTCTTTGAAGCTGAAGAATTtaaccattttattttttttcttgtgcaTCACTAATGCTGAGTTGCCTGATGAGCCATTTGAGCAACAACCTGTTACTCCAGTCAATAAACCTGTTGAAGCACCTGGCCTACCTGATCTGCCCCTGCCAGCGAATGTACCTGGTTTTCATAGACAGCATAGGAAACATTCTCCTCATGGTGCGCCATGGCTTGGGCTAGCTCCAGCTCAGCCTCCTGATTACGGTCCTTTAGTAACTGCTGCGCACGCTCCTTCCAGTTCCAGCTTGTCGAAGCCATCAATGAAGAAAAATGGATTGGTGCCTCCTAGTGCTGGCCTTGCACCCCCTCAATCCAGTCCTAGTACTCTACCCACTGGTTTGGTTCAGCCACCACTTTCTCCTCACACTTCCA ACTGTTGTGGACAAGATATGGTGCTCAAACGAGGAAGCCTGGACTGCGAGTGTGTTTACCCGTTAAAGATTGACCTTCTTCTCTTGAATGTCTCATCAAATCCTAATTGGAAACTTTTTCTAAATGAATTTGCTTCACAGCTAGGTTTAAAGGTGTCTCAAATTGAGCTGATTAACTTTTATATGGTGGATCTTTCAAAGCTAAATATATCCATGGATATCACACCATACAAGGGAGTTAGCTTATCATCTGATGAAGCTTCAGCTGTAAACGCTTCATTATCAATGCATAAGATCCAACTAGACCCAACACTAGTGGGTGGATACCAATTGCTCAACATTACCTTGTTTAAGCCACCAGTTTCATCACAAG CTCCTCGTTCTGCTATGTCACCAGTTTTAGCAGCTCCGCATCTTCCTTCAGCTCCTGCAGTAACAGTATCTTCACACAAAGGGAGACATCCGAGTTTAATTCTTATTGTTGGGATTGTTGCTGGCATCTTAATCATCACTATCATATCAACACTCTTTATTTGTTTCTGTGGATCTAATCATGGACAGAAGAAAGGCTCCCACAAAGAAGCTG AAAAACCAATGCGTGTAGAGACTGTTCCTGCTCAGGGATCATTTCCCCATCCAACTAGTACACGGTTTCTTCCATATGAAGAACTGAAAGAAGCTACAAATAACTTTGCACCAGCTAGTATACTTGGAGAGGGCGGCTTTGGCAGAGTTTACAAGGGCGTGCTTAGTGATGGTACTGCTGTTGCAATAAAAAGACTTACTAGTGGAGGCCAACAAGGAGGTAAAGAGTTCCTAGTTGAGGTTGAGATGCTTAGTAGGCTGCATCACCGTAATCTTGTGAAGCTTGTTGGTTACTATAGCAGTCGGGAGTCCTCACAGAACCTACTATGTTATGAGCTTGTTTCAAATGGAAGTTTAGAGGCTTGGCTTCatg GCCACTTAGGATTAAATTGCCCTCTGGATTGGGACACAAGAATGAAAATTGCGCTTGATGCAGCGAGAGGACTTGCATACTTGCACGAAGATTCTCAACCTTGTGTTATTCATAGAGATTTTAAGGCATCAAATATATTGCTCGAGAACAACTTTCATGCTAAAGTTGCTGATTTTGGCCTTGCAAAACAGGCCCCAGAAGGCCAGGCTAATTACCTCTCAACTCGTGTTATGGGCACATTTGG GTATGTAGCCCCTGAATATGCCATGACTGGGCATCTACTGGTAAAAAGTGATGTGTACAGCTATGGGGTTGTCCTCCTTGAACTGTTGACAGGAAGGAGGCCTGTAGATATGGCACAACCGTCAGGGCAGGAGAATCTTGTCACTTGG GCCAGACCAATACTTAGAGACAAGGATCGTTTGGAAGAACTTGCTGATCCAAGACTTGAGGGGAAGTACCCAAAGGAGGATTTTGTGCGGGTTTGCACAATTGCAGCGGCTTGTGTTGCTCCTGAAGCTAGCCAAAGGCCTACAATGGGAGAAGTGGTTCAATCGCTCAAAATGGTTCAGCGAGTAACAGAGTACCAGGATACTACTACTATAAATTCAGGTGCTCGACCTAACTTAAGACAGTCATCTACAACCTTTGAATCAGATGGTACCTCTTCTATGTTCTCTTCTGGTCCTTACTCTGGTTTGAGTGTCTTCGAGAATGACGTTTCTAGGGCAGCTGTATTCTCAGAAGATCTTCATGAAGGAAGATGA
- the LOC101265365 gene encoding uncharacterized protein: MDESGGTRFEGLNATVRKKRSLMLRRPRPEKPFFHEGRDQSPLTPVSDDFGRVSSDENIDDANAGRKMFNLNHCMSRGSVSRVDEDYTFKKNKDGGSSLLYSNGDPGDDTYSQYGSSLRQTGTVQDGVGNDNKLKKVKLKVGGVTRTIQTKTDSHGAYGGGLSTNARALDGSQPRQKSTSQDTSSKDGLSEKKSGLQGIMSRDSPKGSFAAGKGGDMGKMPMTNAFEKGGDKSDPTRKSKRVPKRRVSEWFDEDGEDDEIRYLEKLKTSKISGYKDFEEESTNKRSVSRVSKVSKFEKDENVGRSRKKSEQGSEDTAYEVEEFVSDGEAEGKKKQKQRKESSDSSIDAMRGEMTLTTRQRALLSSKDSSAAASASQIEFPNGLPPAPPRKQKEKLTDVEQQLKKAEAAQKRRMQNEKAARESEAEAIRKILGQDSNRKKREDKIKKRQEELAQEKAAKEQMLAKSTIRVVMGPTGTVVTFPEDMGLPHIFDSKPCSYPPPREQCAGPSCVNPYKYRDSKTKLPLCSLQCYKAIREKEQA; this comes from the exons ATGGATGAGTCTGGTGGAACTCGATTTGAAGGGCTCAATGCTACtgttagaaagaaaagaagccTAATGTTGCGGCGACCTAGACCAGAGAAGCCTTTTTTTCATGAAGGCCGTGATCAGTCTCCCTTAACACCAGTTTCAGATGATTTTGGTAGGGTTTCTAGTGATGAGAACATTGATGATGCCAATGCTGGACGTAAAATGTTCAACCTTAATCATTGCATGTCTAGAGGCTCTGTTTCCAGAGTGGATGAGGACTACACTTTTAAGAAGAATAAGGATGGAGGATCTAGTCTGTTATATAGTAATGGAGATCCAGGAGATGATACATATTCCCAGTATGGCTCCTCTCTTAGGCAAACAGGAACTGTGCAGGATGGTGTTGGCAATGATAACAAGCTGAAGAAGGTTAAGCTTAAAGTTGGGGGTGTGACGCGCACCATTCAAACCAAAACTGATTCTCATGGTGCATATGGTGGTGGTTTGTCTACAAATGCACGAGCCTTGGATGGTTCGCAGCCACGTCAGAAATCTACTTCACAG GACACATCAAGCAAAGACGGTCTTTCGGAAAAGAAAAGTGGGTTGCAAGGAATTATGTCAAGAGATTCGCCCAAGGGTTCTTTTGCTGCTGGCAAAGGAGGCGATATGGGGAAGATGCCAATGACGAATGCCTTTGAAAAAGGAGGTGACAAATCAGATCCGACCCGTAAGAGTAAGAGGGTTCCAAAGAGGCGTGTATCGGAATGGTTTGATGAGGATGGGGAAGATGATGAGATTCGATACTTGGAAAAGCTTAAAACCTCGAAGATTTCAGGATATaaagattttgaggaggaaTCGACCAACAAAAGAAGTGTTTCCCGGGTTTCAAAGGTTAGCAAGTTTGAAAAGGATGAAAATGTGGGAAGGTCAAGGAAGAAATCTGAGCAAGGTTCTGAGGACACTGCTTATGAGGTGGAAGAGTTCGTGTCTGATGGTGAGGCTGAAGGAAAAAAGAAGCAGAAACAAAGGAAGGAATCCTCAGATTCATCGATCGATGCGATGAGAGGAGAAATGACTCTTACAACACGACAACGAGCTCTCCTATCTAGCAAGGATTCTTCTGCTGCTGCTTCTGCGAGTCAGATTGAGTTCCCTAATGGTTTACCACCGGCTCCACCTCGAA AGCAAAAGGAGAAGCTCACTGATGTTGAGCAGCAACTGAAGAAAGCAGAGGCTGCTCAGAAACGTAGAATGCAAAATGAGAAGGCTGCTCGTGAATCAGAG GCTGAGGCAATTAGGAAAATCCTAGGTCAAGATTCTAACAGGAAGAAGCGagaagataaaataaagaagCGGCAGGAAGAGTTGGCTCAG GAGAAGGCTGCCAAAGAGCAGATGCTTGCAAAAAGCACTATCAGAGTGGTTATGGGCCCTACCGGCACTGTTGTGACATTTCCTGAAGATATGGGTTTACCTCATATTTTTGACTCTAAACCTTGCAG TTATCCTCCCCCTCGTGAGCAATGTGCTGGTCCTTCCTGCGTGAATCCGTACAAGTATCGTGATTCTAAGACAAAACTTCCTCTTTGCAGTCTCCAGTGCTATAAGGCAATTCGTGAGAAGGAGCAGGCTTGA